Proteins found in one Candidatus Krumholzibacteriota bacterium genomic segment:
- the rsxA gene encoding electron transport complex subunit RsxA: MPKLLLIIISAVLVNNFVLQRFLGICPFLGVSKRVSTALGMSGAVLFVMTMASVSTWLIYHYILVPADSAGHFVLIAADLTFLKTVTFILVIASLVQLVELVLQKLSPTLYQALGIFLPLITTNCAVLGVAVLNIQKEYSLLETTIFGIGAALGFGLAMILFSGLRERIDLCDTPVSFRGTAIGLVTAGLLSLAFMGFTGLVKI, encoded by the coding sequence ATGCCGAAATTACTATTGATCATTATCAGCGCCGTACTTGTCAATAACTTCGTCCTGCAGAGATTTCTCGGTATCTGCCCGTTTCTTGGCGTATCGAAAAGGGTGTCGACAGCTCTCGGGATGAGTGGAGCGGTGCTGTTCGTAATGACGATGGCTTCCGTCTCGACATGGCTGATCTATCACTACATCCTGGTCCCGGCCGACTCGGCCGGCCATTTCGTTCTGATAGCCGCCGATCTGACATTTCTGAAGACGGTGACATTCATCCTCGTGATCGCCAGCCTCGTTCAGCTTGTGGAGCTGGTCCTTCAGAAACTCAGCCCCACTCTATACCAGGCGCTGGGGATATTCCTCCCGCTGATAACGACGAACTGCGCGGTCCTCGGAGTGGCCGTACTCAATATCCAGAAGGAATACTCCCTGCTCGAAACGACGATCTTCGGAATAGGCGCGGCGCTCGGATTCGGCCTCGCTATGATCCTTTTCTCCGGGTTGAGAGAGAGGATAGATCTCTGCGACACGCCTGTCTCTTTCCGCGGGACAGCGATCGGGCTCGTCACAGCGGGACTGCTTTCTCTTGCCTTCATGGGATTTACAGGACTGGTTAAAATATAA
- a CDS encoding RnfABCDGE type electron transport complex subunit B produces the protein MLSAVIALAALALLASFGLAVAARIFAVETDPRIELVEDALPGANCGACGYPGCSGLAKAIVEGKAQVGDCPVGNDDTRKKISEIMGISFEGGQVRMVAMVMCKGDDQVAGKRFYYNGIYDCASAALIFGGDKSCSYGCLGLGTCAGICPFGAIEMLPGGLAEVDPDKCTGCRQCVEACPKGIIRMVPAARDVHILCSSHDKGVAAKKACKTACIACQKCVKAAPEGSIVMEDFLAVVNYDMEIPREVAQECPMNTIVVRAAKCDDPPCEKQAAGGGGA, from the coding sequence ATGCTGAGTGCTGTTATCGCTCTTGCCGCTCTCGCGCTCCTGGCCAGCTTCGGACTGGCGGTGGCCGCCCGTATTTTCGCCGTGGAAACCGATCCGAGGATCGAGCTTGTGGAGGATGCTCTTCCCGGGGCGAACTGCGGCGCCTGCGGCTACCCCGGTTGTTCAGGACTGGCAAAGGCCATAGTCGAGGGGAAGGCTCAGGTAGGAGACTGTCCCGTCGGAAACGATGATACCCGCAAAAAGATATCAGAGATAATGGGGATCTCATTTGAAGGGGGACAGGTCCGGATGGTCGCGATGGTCATGTGCAAGGGCGACGACCAGGTGGCGGGGAAGAGGTTCTATTACAACGGCATATATGATTGCGCGTCCGCGGCGCTTATTTTCGGCGGAGACAAGAGCTGTTCGTACGGCTGCCTGGGGCTCGGAACGTGTGCCGGGATATGCCCCTTCGGGGCGATAGAGATGCTTCCCGGTGGACTGGCCGAGGTCGATCCGGATAAATGTACCGGATGCCGCCAGTGCGTGGAAGCCTGTCCAAAGGGTATCATCAGGATGGTGCCGGCAGCGAGGGATGTGCATATCCTCTGTTCCTCCCACGACAAGGGAGTCGCAGCGAAAAAGGCGTGCAAGACGGCGTGCATCGCCTGCCAGAAGTGCGTGAAAGCGGCGCCCGAGGGAAGCATCGTGATGGAGGATTTCCTCGCCGTGGTGAATTATGATATGGAGATACCGCGTGAGGTGGCGCAGGAGTGCCCGATGAACACGATAGTAGTGAGGGCGGCCAAGTGCGATGATCCGCCCTGCGAGAAGCAGGCAGCAGGGGGAGGTGGCGCCTGA
- the rsxC gene encoding electron transport complex subunit RsxC, producing the protein MSSRGFFGGVHPAYNKTMAESRAIVEMPLPGELVVYFSQNLGAPSKPIVNKGDEVKKGQEIGASSGFVSTPVHAPTSGKIISIEKRPSPVGADILAAVIQPDGKDEWAPECDKERASSDLDREKIRNLIHDGGIVGMGGATFPTHVKLSPPEGKKIDTLIINGAECEPYLTADHRVMLERAKDVLDGASLFALVIGVGKIVIAIEKNKPDAISVMRNEISGRKGFSVEAMDVIYPQGAEKQLIYALTRRKVPAGGLPMDVGVLVQNVGTAAAAYEAVRFNRPLIQRVVTVTGSGIKEPANVMARIGTKFGDLIEFCGGIEKDTIKVINGGPMMGIAQHSLEAGMTKGTSGLVLLTENEVGQYVSDPCIRCGRCLEVCPMRLNPSDLSIYSERIRFDEAGEYNVMDCIECGCCAYVCPSRRPMVHHFRRAKAEIRNKARKAI; encoded by the coding sequence ATGAGCAGCAGAGGATTTTTCGGAGGAGTGCATCCCGCTTATAACAAGACGATGGCAGAGAGCCGCGCGATCGTCGAGATGCCGCTGCCCGGCGAGCTGGTAGTATATTTTTCCCAGAATCTCGGAGCTCCATCCAAGCCGATTGTCAATAAGGGGGACGAGGTCAAAAAGGGCCAGGAGATCGGCGCGTCGAGCGGATTCGTATCGACGCCGGTGCACGCTCCCACTTCCGGGAAGATAATATCGATAGAGAAAAGGCCGTCGCCGGTAGGAGCCGATATACTGGCTGCAGTCATCCAACCGGACGGCAAGGACGAATGGGCTCCGGAGTGCGATAAGGAAAGGGCGAGTTCCGATCTCGACAGGGAAAAGATCAGGAACCTGATCCATGACGGTGGGATCGTAGGGATGGGAGGGGCGACCTTCCCCACTCACGTCAAACTCTCCCCGCCCGAAGGGAAGAAGATAGATACTCTCATTATAAACGGGGCCGAATGCGAACCGTACCTTACCGCCGATCACCGCGTGATGCTTGAGAGGGCGAAGGATGTCCTCGACGGAGCGTCCCTTTTCGCGCTGGTAATAGGGGTCGGGAAGATCGTCATCGCGATAGAAAAAAACAAGCCGGACGCCATAAGCGTAATGCGCAACGAGATCAGCGGAAGAAAAGGTTTCAGCGTCGAGGCGATGGATGTCATATATCCGCAGGGAGCTGAAAAGCAGTTGATCTACGCCCTGACCCGGAGAAAAGTACCGGCGGGGGGTCTTCCGATGGATGTCGGCGTCCTCGTGCAGAATGTCGGAACGGCCGCCGCGGCGTATGAAGCCGTCAGGTTCAACAGGCCTCTGATACAGAGGGTCGTTACCGTGACCGGAAGCGGAATAAAGGAACCGGCAAACGTGATGGCGAGGATAGGGACGAAGTTCGGAGATCTTATAGAGTTCTGCGGAGGGATCGAAAAAGATACGATCAAAGTCATCAACGGTGGACCGATGATGGGGATCGCCCAGCATTCACTCGAAGCGGGGATGACGAAGGGAACGAGCGGACTGGTCCTTCTGACTGAGAACGAAGTCGGGCAGTACGTCAGCGATCCGTGCATAAGGTGCGGCCGCTGCCTGGAAGTCTGTCCCATGCGCCTCAATCCGTCCGACCTGAGTATATACAGCGAGCGGATCAGGTTCGATGAGGCTGGAGAATATAATGTCATGGACTGCATAGAATGCGGTTGCTGCGCCTATGTCTGTCCGTCGAGAAGGCCTATGGTCCATCATTTCAGAAGAGCGAAAGCCGAGATCAGGAATAAAGCCAGAAAGGCGATTTAG
- a CDS encoding RnfABCDGE type electron transport complex subunit D codes for MHDGRTVSSVMRLVIYALLPASLFSVYLFGIDAARVIVISIGSAVIFELLAQKMMKKAVRIGDFSAVLTGLLLALNLPSASPWWLIVTGNFFAIVIAKQLYGGLGYNPFNPALIGRVVLLISFPVHMTARWVTSSAWGVDGVTTATPLAAAKESLATLGHIDVAFGREEIINLLIGFRPGCLGEVSVVLLLAGGLFLIFKKVISWHIPVSYIGSVWLMTGIFHLADPTRFADPTFHVISGGLFLGAIFMATDYVTSPVTKKGMLIFGAGCGVITVIIRLFGGYPEGVSFAILLMNAATPLIDRWTKPKVFGAVKPEKAAA; via the coding sequence ATGCATGATGGCCGCACCGTAAGCTCCGTGATGAGGCTTGTGATATATGCGCTTCTCCCGGCGAGTCTTTTTTCGGTATATCTTTTCGGGATCGACGCCGCGAGGGTGATCGTGATATCGATCGGTTCAGCGGTGATATTTGAACTTCTCGCTCAGAAGATGATGAAGAAAGCGGTGAGGATCGGAGATTTCAGCGCCGTCCTTACAGGACTGCTCCTCGCCCTTAACCTTCCCTCGGCCAGTCCGTGGTGGCTGATAGTTACTGGAAACTTTTTCGCGATCGTCATCGCGAAGCAGCTCTACGGAGGGCTTGGCTATAATCCGTTCAATCCGGCCCTGATCGGCAGGGTCGTCCTGCTTATATCCTTTCCCGTTCATATGACCGCTCGCTGGGTGACAAGTTCTGCCTGGGGAGTCGATGGGGTGACGACGGCGACTCCTCTGGCGGCGGCCAAGGAAAGCCTCGCCACTCTGGGTCATATAGACGTAGCGTTCGGGAGAGAAGAGATAATCAACCTGCTTATAGGATTCCGTCCGGGGTGTCTCGGCGAAGTATCCGTAGTACTGCTCCTTGCCGGCGGGTTGTTCCTGATATTCAAAAAGGTGATAAGCTGGCATATACCGGTTTCGTACATCGGTTCGGTATGGCTTATGACCGGCATCTTCCACCTGGCCGATCCGACCCGTTTCGCCGATCCGACATTCCACGTCATAAGCGGCGGTCTTTTTCTCGGAGCGATATTCATGGCCACGGATTACGTGACCAGTCCGGTGACGAAGAAAGGGATGCTTATATTCGGCGCGGGATGCGGAGTAATAACAGTGATAATAAGGCTCTTCGGCGGATATCCGGAGGGTGTCAGTTTCGCGATATTATTAATGAATGCCGCGACGCCTCTTATTGACAGGTGGACGAAGCCGAAGGTCTTCGGCGCCGTCAAACCTGAAAAGGCGGCTGCCTGA
- a CDS encoding RnfABCDGE type electron transport complex subunit G, whose protein sequence is MKEIFRLCMVLTLIAAVSAGVLAFVSEKTAEPIAKAALEEKMSAVRAILPPFDNEPDKDIVKIAKEDGSIVEIYRGRKEGAIVGVAFEVVSPDGYSGDINFMVGVNIDGVVQGIEILKHLETPGLGAKITDADFKVKYSGKSLTDPENWAVTKDGGTFVPITGATISSRAITKATHGGLEFFAKNREGILSDGDAGQKTENNTEENKGGDQ, encoded by the coding sequence ATGAAAGAGATCTTCAGACTCTGTATGGTGCTTACTCTCATTGCGGCAGTCTCCGCGGGCGTGCTGGCGTTTGTAAGTGAAAAGACTGCCGAACCGATAGCCAAAGCCGCGCTTGAAGAGAAGATGAGCGCGGTGCGCGCGATACTTCCTCCCTTTGACAACGAGCCGGACAAGGATATCGTAAAGATAGCGAAGGAGGACGGAAGTATCGTCGAGATATATCGGGGCCGCAAGGAAGGGGCGATCGTCGGCGTCGCTTTCGAAGTCGTGTCTCCCGATGGATATTCCGGAGATATCAACTTCATGGTCGGAGTGAATATCGACGGCGTCGTCCAGGGGATAGAGATATTGAAGCATCTCGAGACTCCAGGTCTCGGGGCAAAGATAACAGATGCCGATTTCAAGGTGAAATACAGTGGGAAAAGCCTGACCGATCCGGAGAACTGGGCAGTGACGAAGGACGGTGGCACATTCGTGCCTATCACCGGAGCGACGATCTCATCGCGGGCAATAACGAAAGCCACCCACGGCGGCCTGGAATTTTTCGCGAAAAACAGGGAGGGGATCCTCTCTGATGGAGATGCCGGACAAAAAACTGAAAATAATACTGAAGAAAACAAGGGAGGCGATCAGTAG
- a CDS encoding electron transport complex subunit E: MRAWNEFIKGFWSENPVFRLVLGLCPTLAVTTSAINGIGMGLATTFVLVCSNVVISVLRSVIPKKVRIPAFIVTIATFVTIVDLVMNGYFHALHKSLGLFIPLIVVNCIILGRAEAFASKNPIGISLIDGLGMGFGFTLSLVVLGSVRELIGNGSVFGVSVFGAGYVPLLLMILPPGAFIVLGILLGLMNKAEISLAQKQGRTPAIRKKHDCATCVLHQKWFDFGPDSDETQ, encoded by the coding sequence ATGAGAGCCTGGAACGAGTTCATAAAAGGTTTCTGGAGTGAAAATCCTGTCTTCAGGCTGGTCCTGGGGCTCTGTCCGACCCTTGCCGTGACTACGTCGGCGATCAACGGTATAGGTATGGGGCTGGCGACTACTTTCGTGCTCGTCTGTTCTAACGTCGTCATATCGGTCCTTCGCTCGGTAATTCCGAAGAAGGTCCGGATACCGGCCTTCATCGTGACGATCGCGACATTCGTGACGATAGTCGATCTGGTGATGAACGGCTATTTTCACGCTCTTCACAAGAGCCTGGGACTCTTCATCCCCCTGATCGTCGTAAACTGCATAATTCTCGGCAGGGCCGAGGCGTTCGCTTCGAAGAACCCGATCGGGATATCGCTGATCGACGGGTTGGGAATGGGATTCGGTTTTACCCTCTCCCTGGTCGTTCTCGGCTCGGTGCGGGAGCTTATAGGTAACGGCTCTGTCTTCGGCGTCAGTGTATTCGGCGCTGGTTACGTCCCCCTTCTTCTTATGATCCTTCCGCCGGGCGCTTTTATTGTTTTGGGAATACTGCTTGGCCTGATGAATAAGGCGGAGATATCCCTTGCCCAAAAGCAGGGACGGACTCCGGCGATAAGGAAAAAACATGATTGCGCTACCTGCGTCCTTCATCAGAAATGGTTCGATTTCGGACCGGACAGCGATGAGACGCAGTGA
- a CDS encoding FAD:protein FMN transferase: protein MKRIQRAAVIIYASASLLFLSSCSDQSPYSKETFVMGTKAVITIYGLGEKEASEAAGEALHELHRIESVMSNWISESEISMLNGRSKDGPVRVSDELFEIIEAAFEYSRLTSGAFDITARPLVKLWGFQGGEPRLPSSEEIDSTLAIVGYHRVILDRDEMTVTLPPGMQIDLAGIGKGYGVDRCASILKEHGVTSALVNLSGNMFAIGSPKGRDYWSIGIREPHGEEGIVGKLLLRDEGVATSGNYENFIMIDGQKYGHIIDPSTGRTIDHILAVTVVAPSALAADALSTGMFVLGPEAGAAAAAKIPGVKVVYALVDDTFEFTGNFGKSLLLD, encoded by the coding sequence ATGAAGAGAATACAGCGGGCAGCCGTTATCATCTATGCCTCCGCCTCGCTTCTTTTCCTTTCCTCATGCTCCGATCAGTCCCCTTATTCGAAAGAGACCTTCGTGATGGGCACAAAGGCTGTCATCACTATCTATGGCCTCGGCGAAAAGGAAGCCTCGGAAGCGGCCGGAGAAGCGCTTCACGAACTTCACCGTATCGAGAGCGTGATGAGCAACTGGATCTCCGAGAGCGAGATCTCGATGTTGAACGGGAGGTCAAAGGATGGTCCGGTCAGGGTATCGGACGAACTTTTCGAGATAATTGAGGCTGCCTTCGAATATTCCCGGTTGACCAGTGGAGCTTTCGATATCACCGCAAGGCCCCTGGTGAAACTCTGGGGATTCCAGGGTGGCGAACCAAGACTCCCGTCCAGCGAGGAGATCGACTCCACGCTCGCGATCGTCGGTTATCACCGCGTGATCCTCGACAGGGACGAGATGACCGTTACCCTTCCCCCTGGGATGCAGATCGATCTTGCCGGCATAGGCAAGGGGTACGGCGTCGACCGATGCGCTTCCATCCTCAAGGAGCATGGAGTGACAAGCGCGCTTGTGAATCTGAGCGGCAATATGTTCGCGATAGGCTCTCCAAAGGGGCGCGATTACTGGTCCATAGGAATCCGTGAACCGCACGGAGAAGAGGGGATCGTGGGAAAACTTCTTCTGCGCGACGAGGGTGTCGCCACATCAGGCAATTACGAGAACTTCATCATGATCGACGGACAGAAGTACGGACATATAATAGATCCATCGACGGGCCGAACCATAGATCATATACTTGCCGTCACAGTCGTCGCTCCAAGCGCCCTCGCAGCGGACGCTCTTTCAACGGGGATGTTCGTCCTCGGCCCCGAAGCGGGCGCGGCGGCCGCGGCAAAGATACCGGGCGTAAAAGTGGTATACGCTCTCGTCGATGACACCTTCGAATTCACGGGAAATTTTGGAAAGTCCCTTCTTCTCGACTGA